One Stegostoma tigrinum isolate sSteTig4 chromosome 47, sSteTig4.hap1, whole genome shotgun sequence genomic window carries:
- the LOC125449770 gene encoding splicing factor 3B subunit 4, protein MPPGMPPAMPPPMPPSTSAPGPPASGPPGTTPHHVGPPFPPGGMPPHGMHPMQVPHHGPHSMAPLSSGPAQNAPHRPPPPGMQHHNPPPMVMPPRGPPFGHHMGPPPHGMRGPPPPMPPPGFNGPPRPPHFGFARGPLVPPRGGARIPLPPRGLPRGPLQPQ, encoded by the exons ATGCCTCCAGGGATGCCTCCAGCGATGCCACCTCCGATGCCACCCAGCACGTCAGCACCTGGACCACCAGCATCTGGCCCACCTGGGACAACGCCGCACCATGTGGGACCTCCGTTTCCTCCAGGAGGCATGCCCCCACACG gAATGCACCCAATGCAGGTGCCACATCACGGACCACACAGCATGGCTCCCCTCTCCAGTGGGCCAGCACAGAATGCTCCTCACCGACCTCCCCCACCTGGGATGCAGCATCACAATCCTCCCCCCATGGTGATGCCCCCTCGTGGACCCCCATTTGGACATCACATGG GACCCCCCCCACATGGAATGCGTGGACCACCACCTCCAATGCCCCCACCTGGATTCAATGGCCCTCCACGCCCTCCACATTTCGGATTTGCCCGAGGTCCACTTGTGCCCCCACGTGGAGGTGCCCGGATACCCCTGCCCCCCCGCGGGCTACCTCGAGGTCCCCTGCAGCCTCAGTAG